One window of the Candidatus Zixiibacteriota bacterium genome contains the following:
- the rplV gene encoding 50S ribosomal protein L22: protein MLTQARARVRYLKMSPRKMRRVIDLVKGRPVQDALNILNYTPKSAAHQLAKTVKAAAANAIAGVGTAKLKAEDLMISKIYVDSAPTGKRARFQSMGRVFRVRKRYCHVTVEVQGEAEAEKPRGRKGKAEKTADEAKGASEKKEAKEKVVSSKSEKETIETAEETEADSEDKKE, encoded by the coding sequence ATGTTAACGCAGGCACGAGCGCGGGTCAGGTATTTGAAAATGTCCCCGAGAAAAATGCGCCGGGTGATTGATCTGGTAAAGGGACGTCCGGTCCAGGATGCGCTGAACATTTTGAATTATACTCCCAAATCGGCGGCTCATCAACTGGCCAAGACAGTAAAAGCGGCGGCGGCCAATGCTATCGCCGGCGTCGGGACGGCCAAGCTGAAAGCCGAGGATTTGATGATTTCGAAAATATATGTCGATAGCGCCCCGACCGGGAAGCGGGCCCGTTTTCAATCGATGGGCCGGGTGTTCCGGGTGCGGAAGAGATATTGTCATGTGACGGTTGAAGTGCAGGGCGAGGCCGAGGCGGAAAAGCCGCGCGGCAGGAAAGGCAAAGCCGAGAAGACCGCGGATGAGGCCAAGGGCGCATCGGAAAAGAAAGAAGCGAAGGAGAAGGTCGTTTCGAGTAAGAGCGAAAAAGAGACGATCGAGACCGCCGAAGAGACAGAGGCGGATTCGGAAGATAAAAAAGAATAA
- a CDS encoding hypothetical protein (Evidence 5 : Unknown function) has product MTNHCRSVRNWIWIVVGNVPAVMIVAAARDVRAEESAVPIEAVKGQQYPELAAAIRMGAAVEATDRTAGRNKGIGETGRESSMAGRDVRSRRRVQAVPGLRKSRIIKVEFWGLIRR; this is encoded by the coding sequence TTGACAAATCATTGCAGGAGCGTCCGGAACTGGATATGGATCGTCGTCGGGAACGTCCCCGCGGTGATGATCGTCGCGGCGGCAAGAGACGTCCGCGCGGAAGAGTCCGCCGTCCCGATCGAGGCGGTGAAGGGTCAGCAATATCCGGAGTTGGCGGCGGCTATCAGGATGGGCGCCGCGGTGGAGGCGACAGACAGGACCGCCGGCCGCAACAAGGGGATAGGGGAAACCGGCCGAGAGAGCAGCATGGCGGGGCGGGACGTCCGCAGCCGCCGGCGGGTTCAGGCGGTACCGGGGCTCCGAAAGAGCCGGATAATAAAGGTTGAATTTTGGGGATTAATCCGGAGATAA
- the rpsS gene encoding 30S ribosomal protein S19 (Evidence 2a : Function from experimental evidences in other organisms; Product type s : structure) — protein MARSLKKGPYIDEKLLNKLLALNETGEKRVIKTWARRTTISPDFVGHTLAVHNGNKFIPIYVTENMVGHKLGEFAPTRTFRGHGGKLAERSTSVKEG, from the coding sequence ATGGCACGGTCATTGAAAAAAGGTCCATATATTGACGAGAAGCTTTTGAATAAGCTTCTGGCGCTGAATGAGACCGGCGAGAAAAGGGTCATCAAAACCTGGGCTCGTCGCACCACCATTTCTCCCGATTTTGTCGGGCATACCCTGGCGGTGCATAACGGGAACAAATTCATCCCGATTTATGTGACGGAGAATATGGTCGGTCATAAACTGGGTGAATTCGCGCCGACCCGGACATTTCGCGGGCACGGCGGCAAACTGGCGGAACGCAGCACCTCGGTGAAAGAAGGATAG
- the rplB gene encoding 50S ribosomal subunit protein L2 (Evidence 2a : Function from experimental evidences in other organisms; PubMedId : 9531480; Product type s : structure), translated as MAIKKFKPVTPSLRFRTVPTFEEITSTRPEKALLVALRKSGGRNNKGRVTARHRGGGHKRYYRLIDFKRDKYNIPARVASIEYDPNRSSYIALLHYVDGEKRYILAPEGLKVNDNIMSGDKAEIRNGNALPVGMAPLGTFLHNVELMPGRGGRIARGAGTYVQLVAKEGEFAHLKMPSGEVRLIKQNCYGTIGQVGNSDHKNISLGKAGASRWRGRRPHNRGVTMNPVDHPMGGGEGKTSGGRHPCSPWGQKAKGLKTRKKKKSRKYIVEARGKKK; from the coding sequence ATGGCAATAAAGAAATTTAAACCGGTGACGCCGTCACTTCGTTTCAGGACGGTTCCGACGTTCGAGGAAATCACTTCCACTCGTCCGGAAAAGGCTCTGCTCGTGGCCCTTCGCAAGAGCGGCGGCCGCAATAACAAGGGCCGGGTAACGGCTCGTCACAGAGGCGGCGGTCATAAAAGATACTACCGCCTGATTGATTTCAAACGGGATAAATATAATATCCCGGCGCGGGTGGCCTCGATTGAATACGATCCCAACCGTTCGTCTTACATTGCATTATTGCACTACGTGGACGGCGAAAAGAGATATATTCTTGCCCCCGAAGGATTGAAAGTAAATGACAATATTATGTCCGGCGACAAGGCGGAGATTAGAAACGGCAACGCTTTGCCGGTCGGAATGGCGCCGCTGGGAACATTTTTGCACAATGTTGAATTGATGCCGGGCCGGGGCGGTAGAATCGCGCGCGGGGCCGGAACTTATGTGCAGTTGGTAGCCAAAGAGGGCGAGTTTGCCCATCTCAAGATGCCGTCGGGCGAAGTTCGTCTGATCAAGCAGAATTGCTATGGAACCATCGGGCAAGTCGGCAACTCGGATCATAAGAATATTTCCCTCGGAAAAGCGGGGGCCTCGCGCTGGCGGGGACGCCGTCCGCATAACCGCGGCGTGACCATGAACCCGGTCGATCATCCGATGGGCGGCGGTGAAGGGAAGACATCAGGGGGGCGTCACCCTTGCTCGCCATGGGGGCAGAAGGCCAAAGGGCTGAAGACGCGGAAGAAGAAAAAATCCAGAAAATATATTGTTGAAGCACGCGGGAAGAAGAAGTAA
- the rplD gene encoding 50S ribosomal protein L4, with protein MEVKLYNQDGSEVGTVSLNDAIFGVRPNPHVLHQYVVNYLANQRQGTSSAKGRSEVSGGGTKPWRQKGTGRARAGTIRSPLWRGGGIIFGPEPRSYYSKFPKRMKRLALLSALSTKAQEQHLVVVDKIELGEIKTKKLAGVIGKLGLEEKKCLILHEGQSPHLEMSSRNMPRVNYSRAPLVNAYDVMNADVLVFTKAGLDKVQEVFAS; from the coding sequence ATGGAAGTAAAATTATATAATCAAGACGGTTCGGAAGTCGGGACAGTAAGTCTCAATGACGCGATATTTGGAGTACGTCCCAATCCCCATGTCTTGCATCAATATGTCGTGAATTACCTGGCCAATCAGCGGCAGGGGACATCAAGCGCCAAAGGGCGATCCGAGGTTTCGGGCGGCGGAACCAAACCGTGGCGGCAGAAAGGGACGGGTCGGGCCCGGGCAGGGACGATTCGCTCACCACTCTGGCGAGGAGGCGGAATTATTTTTGGCCCTGAGCCGCGTTCCTATTACAGCAAATTTCCGAAACGGATGAAAAGACTGGCTCTGTTATCGGCCCTGTCAACCAAGGCCCAGGAACAGCATCTGGTAGTTGTGGATAAGATTGAATTGGGCGAGATAAAGACCAAGAAACTCGCCGGCGTCATCGGCAAACTCGGGTTGGAGGAAAAGAAATGCCTGATATTGCACGAGGGCCAGAGCCCCCATCTGGAGATGTCGTCCCGCAATATGCCGCGGGTCAATTACTCCCGCGCTCCGCTGGTCAATGCCTATGATGTGATGAACGCCGATGTTCTCGTCTTCACAAAAGCCGGTCTGGATAAAGTGCAGGAGGTATTTGCCTCATGA
- the rplW gene encoding 50S ribosomal subunit protein L23 (Evidence 2a : Function from experimental evidences in other organisms; PubMedId : 10094780, 12809609, 3892488, 391594; Product type s : structure) — MKNDRRVLQLHLMTEKSNVLKEKNNSYVFKVAREANKLDVKKAVEKVFGVKVESVRTMIVPDKPKRQGRFEGRSTAWKKAVVKLKKGQQIGVFENV, encoded by the coding sequence ATGAAAAATGATCGTCGCGTATTGCAGTTGCACCTGATGACGGAGAAATCAAACGTCCTGAAGGAAAAGAATAATTCTTATGTTTTCAAAGTGGCCCGGGAAGCCAACAAACTGGACGTCAAAAAGGCGGTCGAAAAGGTTTTCGGGGTTAAGGTGGAATCGGTCAGAACTATGATAGTTCCGGACAAGCCGAAGCGTCAGGGCCGTTTTGAAGGGCGTTCGACGGCGTGGAAGAAGGCCGTGGTCAAATTGAAAAAGGGCCAGCAGATCGGCGTTTTTGAGAATGTATAA
- the rplC gene encoding 50S ribosomal subunit protein L3 (Evidence 2a : Function from experimental evidences in other organisms; Product type s : structure), with protein sequence MKEILGIKLGMTRIFGSDGEAIPVSVIEAGPCVVVAVRTPEKEGYKAVQVGFGNKRANLFNKPLAGHYKKAQQEVRRYLRELKADGEFKVGDELKVDLFKKGEKVDITGISKGLGFQGVMRRHNFGGANITHGQSDRQRAPGSVGASSYPSRVFRGQRMAGKMGKDRVTALNLEVAQVIGEQNLLLVRGAIPGKKGTLLKIRTSNRPR encoded by the coding sequence ATGAAAGAGATATTAGGAATAAAGTTGGGAATGACGCGAATATTCGGCTCGGACGGCGAAGCGATACCGGTTTCGGTGATTGAGGCCGGCCCCTGCGTAGTGGTCGCGGTCAGAACACCGGAGAAGGAAGGATATAAGGCGGTCCAGGTTGGATTCGGCAATAAGCGGGCCAATCTATTCAATAAGCCGCTGGCGGGTCATTATAAGAAGGCTCAGCAGGAAGTCCGCCGCTACCTTCGGGAATTAAAGGCCGACGGCGAATTCAAAGTCGGTGACGAACTGAAGGTGGATTTATTCAAAAAGGGCGAGAAGGTCGATATTACCGGGATTTCCAAAGGGCTTGGTTTTCAGGGTGTCATGCGCCGTCATAATTTCGGCGGGGCAAATATTACTCACGGGCAGTCCGATCGTCAGAGGGCGCCGGGTTCGGTCGGGGCATCATCATATCCGTCGCGCGTGTTTCGCGGACAAAGAATGGCCGGAAAGATGGGCAAGGACAGGGTGACGGCTCTGAATCTGGAAGTGGCGCAGGTGATCGGGGAACAGAACCTTCTTCTGGTTCGGGGTGCGATTCCGGGAAAGAAGGGAACGCTGCTTAAAATTAGAACATCGAATAGACCCCGTTAG
- the rpsC gene encoding 30S ribosomal protein S3: MGQKTHPIGFRLGVIKSWNSKWFADRNFATLIHEDMMIKKYINARLENAGLAKVEILRAPKKVTVDIHTSRPGIVIGRKGAEVDKLREELQMLTKKDISLNIIEVKKPELSAQLVSDSIAHQLEGRVSYRRAMKKAIGATMKMGAEGVKIVCGGRLAGAEIARTEKYMEGRVPLHTLRADIDYATSTAHTTYGCIGVKVWICRGMVMGAGEMLVKEELDKSLQERPELDMDRRRERPRGDDRRGGKRRPRGRVRRPDRGGEGSAISGVGGGYQDGRRGGGDRQDRRPQQGDRGNRPREQHGGAGRPQPPAGSGGTGAPKEPDNKG; this comes from the coding sequence TTGGGACAAAAGACACATCCAATCGGTTTCCGCTTAGGCGTGATAAAATCCTGGAACAGCAAGTGGTTCGCTGACCGGAACTTTGCCACCCTGATTCATGAAGATATGATGATTAAGAAATATATCAACGCCAGGTTGGAGAACGCCGGATTGGCCAAGGTGGAGATTCTGCGGGCACCTAAGAAAGTAACGGTGGATATTCATACGTCGCGCCCCGGTATCGTAATCGGCCGCAAAGGGGCCGAAGTAGATAAACTGCGGGAAGAACTGCAGATGCTGACGAAGAAGGATATTTCGCTTAATATTATTGAAGTGAAGAAGCCGGAGTTGTCGGCTCAGTTGGTGTCCGATTCCATTGCGCATCAGCTGGAAGGGCGTGTCTCCTATCGCCGGGCCATGAAAAAAGCCATCGGGGCCACTATGAAGATGGGCGCCGAAGGCGTAAAGATCGTCTGCGGCGGACGTTTGGCCGGAGCCGAAATTGCGCGGACGGAAAAATATATGGAAGGCCGAGTCCCGCTTCATACTCTTCGGGCGGATATCGATTATGCGACATCGACGGCCCATACGACCTATGGATGTATCGGTGTCAAGGTCTGGATCTGCCGGGGTATGGTGATGGGCGCCGGCGAAATGCTGGTCAAGGAAGAGCTTGACAAATCATTGCAGGAGCGTCCGGAACTGGATATGGATCGTCGTCGGGAACGTCCCCGCGGTGATGATCGTCGCGGCGGCAAGAGACGTCCGCGCGGAAGAGTCCGCCGTCCCGATCGAGGCGGTGAAGGGTCAGCAATATCCGGAGTTGGCGGCGGCTATCAGGATGGGCGCCGCGGTGGAGGCGACAGACAGGACCGCCGGCCGCAACAAGGGGATAGGGGAAACCGGCCGAGAGAGCAGCATGGCGGGGCGGGACGTCCGCAGCCGCCGGCGGGTTCAGGCGGTACCGGGGCTCCGAAAGAGCCGGATAATAAAGGTTGA
- the rpsJ gene encoding 30S ribosomal subunit protein S10 (Evidence 2a : Function from experimental evidences in other organisms; PubMedId : 10094780, 12244297, 12809609, 3892488, 7007073, 7037196, 9298646; Product type s : structure) produces MEGQKIRIKLKAYDHYSLDKSTKEIARTVLRTGARIAGPIPLPTKRTVYTVLRSPHVDKKSREQFETRIHKRLIDIYESTPQTVDALMKLDLPAGVDVEIKT; encoded by the coding sequence ATGGAAGGTCAGAAAATCAGAATTAAGCTGAAAGCGTACGATCACTATTCTCTGGATAAATCGACCAAGGAGATAGCGAGGACCGTATTGCGTACAGGTGCCCGTATTGCCGGACCGATTCCTCTTCCGACGAAACGAACCGTGTACACCGTTTTGCGTTCGCCGCACGTGGATAAGAAATCGCGCGAGCAATTCGAGACAAGAATTCATAAACGATTGATAGACATATATGAATCGACACCGCAGACGGTCGATGCTCTGATGAAGCTCGATTTGCCGGCCGGCGTTGATGTTGAAATAAAGACCTGA